One Rhodothermales bacterium genomic region harbors:
- the purH gene encoding bifunctional phosphoribosylaminoimidazolecarboxamide formyltransferase/IMP cyclohydrolase (involved in de novo purine biosynthesis) — protein sequence MIDVKQLPKPADLYPVRRALLSVFDKTGVVEFAKDLSERGVEILSTGGTARALNDAGIPVADVSEITGFPEILGGRVKTLHPGIHGGVLARRTDSGDLQQLAAHKIPEIDLVVVNLYPFQQATADPNVSMSVAIENIDIGGPTMVRAAAKNHFFVGVVTTPDDYADVIREMDATDGHLSMATRQAFARKAFAHTANYDSA from the coding sequence ATGATAGACGTAAAGCAACTTCCCAAACCTGCAGACCTGTACCCCGTTCGGCGGGCGCTCCTGTCCGTGTTCGACAAGACGGGCGTCGTTGAATTCGCGAAAGACCTCAGCGAACGTGGCGTCGAGATCCTTTCCACCGGCGGCACGGCCAGGGCATTGAACGATGCCGGAATTCCGGTCGCTGATGTGTCCGAAATCACCGGTTTCCCTGAGATTCTGGGGGGCCGCGTCAAGACGCTTCACCCGGGTATTCATGGGGGCGTCCTGGCCCGTCGTACGGATTCAGGGGATCTCCAACAGCTTGCTGCACACAAGATTCCGGAAATAGATCTGGTTGTCGTAAACCTCTACCCATTCCAGCAAGCCACCGCCGACCCCAACGTGTCCATGTCCGTGGCGATAGAGAACATCGACATCGGTGGTCCCACCATGGTGCGCGCGGCGGCAAAGAACCACTTCTTCGTCGGCGTCGTGACCACACCGGATGACTATGCCGACGTGATCCGCGAAATGGATGCGACGGACGGACACCTTTCGATGGCGACCCGGCAGGCGTTCGCCAGGAAGGCTTTCGCGCACACAGCCAATTACGATTCTGCGAT